GGTCATCGTCGACCCAGAGTCCCTTTCCTCTGAGCCCGGATTTTTTTGCCATGATTCTCAGCTTCGTTTTCATTGAATCCAGATGGATTACGTACCCCATCTccattttaatacttttttcaaTTCTCACCTCCTCTCCAaggtttaatttaattattccttCCAGCTCTGCGTTTGTTTTGTCTCCTAGGTCCGTATCTCCCCACATATATATCGTGTTTCTCCTCCTGCTTCTCTCCTTAAATTCCTCCGACCACTCCTCAGCTGCCATTGGACCTGGCTTGTTGATGGTCTCCTTTGCCGCGTGTGTTCCATACTGTTTCCTGCTTCccctttttttaaaagaccCATCTGAGCTTGTGTTATCCCGTTCGCTGCTTGATTTCTCCCCCCTCTTTTTGCTGGCATCCTTGCGGGTGCTGTCAGCTGTTTGTATTGCTAGTCCCCCACTCCCCCGGGCTTCTTTGCCCGTCACTTTCCTGTTTTCCCTGCTACTCACTGCTCCGATTTCTCTAGTATTTTTTTCCGCCCCTGTGCCTCCCTCCGGTGTCGCATTCAGTCTAAACCTCTCTTGGTCGCCTGATCTTCCCTGCTTGcttctcttttttttcattttttttctttcttttaccCTCACCTCTTCTTCTTGTGACTCAACGTCCGCTTCACTCCACTGACTCGGGTTGTCACTTATTTCACTGAGCATCTCTTCAGTTTCTGTCTTTTTTTCTGAGTCGCTTACTCCCGACTTGACTATCGCTTTCACTAGTTCTAGCCTCAAAATCTCCAGCTGGGATATGAggtttttttccaacttttccATTCTTTTTTGGTTTTCATTGCAGCACTTGCAATCGCATCCCTTGTCCTCTGTTTCTGAGGAGCCGACTTTCGTCCCTAGCTCCTGCTCAACCTGTGTCTGTGTACCTTTCTCCGCTACCTTACTCCGAGTGTCTCTTGCTTCCTCTGCTCT
This genomic interval from Microplitis mediator isolate UGA2020A chromosome 2, iyMicMedi2.1, whole genome shotgun sequence contains the following:
- the LOC130663242 gene encoding uncharacterized protein LOC130663242, whose translation is MGSDNKSTPNEVEAITVSKELAGGDILVVTEQATNKEEAGSNNSKTSELEEEEAQTTADLEGGESEKASEGEGKAKKKRGRPPGSTNKGKLKEGEQQILNFLVSKEMEKKENRSKEEAGKFRRITRSSSAPKLNEMTIHSEGRQTAVEMSAFFTRSRISRSPIKINSDQRDDKDAEIQIGAQEVTSVIEGKENKEENGAERAEEARDTRSKVAEKGTQTQVEQELGTKVGSSETEDKGCDCKCCNENQKRMEKLEKNLISQLEILRLELVKAIVKSGVSDSEKKTETEEMLSEISDNPSQWSEADVESQEEEVRVKERKKMKKKRSKQGRSGDQERFRLNATPEGGTGAEKNTREIGAVSSRENRKVTGKEARGSGGLAIQTADSTRKDASKKRGEKSSSERDNTSSDGSFKKRGSRKQYGTHAAKETINKPGPMAAEEWSEEFKERSRRRNTIYMWGDTDLGDKTNAELEGIIKLNLGEEVRIEKSIKMEMGYVIHLDSMKTKLRIMAKKSGLRGKGLWVDDDLTERQAVVLQWLEAEVTRLRRDGQKARRNYMKVELNNEWWVWDEIRGDMRRITELQRVQDPSKNAQDQWRGGNFRFERDRRKEGDQKK